A stretch of the Planktothricoides raciborskii GIHE-MW2 genome encodes the following:
- a CDS encoding alpha-ketoglutarate-dependent dioxygenase AlkB, which translates to MPHLNSNIIGQKLELYNAEVIFYPRLFHQPESHQLFTDLLNQISWKHEPIKIFGKSVLQPRLTAYYGTKAYTYSGVTMQPLPWNAPLLQIKEKIEPLVNTQFNGVLLNLYRDGQDYMGWHSDDEKELVKGGAIASLSLGETRRFIFRRKDNHQIKFELKLADGDFLVMGGDTQKFWQHYVPKSPKVTHPRINLTFRMLA; encoded by the coding sequence ATGCCTCATCTAAATTCAAATATTATTGGCCAAAAGCTAGAACTTTATAACGCTGAAGTTATCTTCTATCCTCGCCTATTTCACCAGCCCGAAAGTCACCAACTGTTCACTGATTTATTAAATCAGATTTCCTGGAAACACGAACCCATTAAAATTTTTGGAAAATCGGTGCTTCAGCCTCGGTTAACCGCTTATTATGGAACTAAAGCTTATACCTACTCTGGCGTCACCATGCAGCCCTTGCCTTGGAATGCCCCGTTATTACAAATCAAAGAAAAAATCGAGCCTTTAGTTAATACGCAATTTAATGGAGTTTTGCTGAATTTATATCGCGATGGTCAAGATTATATGGGCTGGCATAGTGATGATGAAAAAGAATTAGTCAAAGGGGGGGCGATCGCTTCTCTGAGTTTAGGAGAAACCAGGCGTTTTATCTTTAGGCGGAAGGATAATCATCAAATTAAATTTGAACTTAAATTAGCAGATGGTGATTTTTTGGTAATGGGAGGTGATACCCAAAAGTTTTGGCAGCATTATGTGCCGAAAAGCCCGAAAGTCACTCATCCCAGAATTAATCTCACTTTTCGGATGCTGGCATAA
- a CDS encoding diguanylate cyclase domain-containing protein, which produces MLNIATNLQPINTPNFLNNPEFWTPESTLKELLLYDAQVQWDERGQDVEKKFKDAPLLPGVILMQQGRLMGMISRQRFLEHLSSPYGLELFLKRPIKALYNFAQIELLIYPSSTAIVTAATDAVRRSPAMLLEPIIVELEPQVYRLVDVHQLLYAQGQIHLMTIKLLEKANDRLNRLATLDGLTQVANRRQFDQRLEQEWQRLTRERQPLSLILCDIDYFKAYNDTYGHLAGDDCLQKVVGAVQKAVQRPADLVARYGGEEFAVILPNTPKSGAIKVAENIRSQVQGLHIGHTGSQVSLWVTLSLGIATMIPTSEEVPARLIARADMALYQAKTQGRDRAVFHCE; this is translated from the coding sequence ATGTTGAACATTGCCACAAATTTACAACCAATTAATACACCAAACTTCCTGAACAATCCGGAGTTTTGGACTCCAGAGTCTACCCTGAAAGAACTGTTATTATACGATGCTCAAGTTCAATGGGACGAACGAGGGCAAGATGTGGAGAAAAAATTTAAAGATGCTCCCTTGTTGCCTGGGGTGATTTTAATGCAGCAGGGTCGGTTAATGGGCATGATTTCTCGACAAAGATTTCTAGAACATCTCAGCAGTCCTTATGGGTTAGAATTATTTTTAAAACGTCCCATTAAAGCCTTATATAATTTTGCTCAAATTGAGTTATTAATTTATCCTAGTTCAACAGCAATTGTCACCGCCGCTACGGACGCGGTGAGGCGATCGCCCGCGATGTTATTAGAGCCAATTATTGTAGAACTTGAACCCCAGGTTTATCGTTTAGTAGATGTGCATCAGTTGCTTTATGCTCAAGGGCAAATTCATCTGATGACGATTAAGTTACTGGAAAAAGCTAACGATCGGTTAAATCGTTTGGCGACATTAGATGGGTTGACACAAGTGGCGAATCGACGACAATTTGATCAACGACTTGAGCAAGAATGGCAGAGATTAACTCGAGAACGTCAACCTTTATCTCTGATTCTTTGCGATATTGACTATTTTAAAGCTTATAATGATACTTATGGCCATTTGGCGGGGGATGATTGTTTACAAAAAGTTGTCGGTGCTGTCCAAAAAGCCGTGCAGCGACCGGCTGATTTAGTGGCTCGTTATGGCGGTGAAGAATTTGCGGTGATTTTACCGAATACGCCCAAGTCTGGGGCAATCAAAGTGGCAGAAAATATCCGCTCCCAAGTCCAAGGATTGCACATTGGCCATACTGGTTCTCAGGTTAGTCTTTGGGTAACGTTGAGTTTAGGGATAGCAACCATGATTCCCACCTCAGAAGAAGTCCCCGCCCGGTTAATTGCCCGGGCTGATATGGCGCTTTATCAGGCGAAAACCCAGGGGCGCGATCGGGCTGTTTTCCATTGTGAGTAA
- the nfi gene encoding deoxyribonuclease V (cleaves DNA at apurinic or apyrimidinic sites) — MIPIHRSHPWPQNESEALLIQEKLRSQTISTLDMPSVNPSVKYVAGVDVSYSADDTIAKAAVVVLSFPDLQLCDQAIACGPTTFPYIPGFLSFREVPPVLDALAKLTICPDLLLCDGHGLAHPRRFGLACHLGVLTNIPTIGVAKSRYIGQHDPLGEKRGSWQPLIDQGEIVGAVVRSRTGVQPIYVSIGHRLDLATAIDYVLQCTPKYRLPETTRQADQLASM; from the coding sequence ATGATCCCAATTCATCGGTCCCACCCTTGGCCACAAAATGAGTCCGAAGCCCTGCTGATTCAAGAAAAACTCCGATCGCAGACGATCTCCACCCTGGATATGCCATCGGTCAATCCATCGGTCAAGTATGTGGCGGGGGTCGATGTGAGCTATAGTGCCGATGATACGATCGCCAAAGCAGCGGTGGTGGTGTTAAGTTTTCCTGACTTGCAACTGTGCGATCAGGCGATCGCCTGCGGTCCGACAACCTTTCCCTACATTCCTGGTTTTCTATCTTTTAGAGAAGTGCCCCCGGTTTTAGATGCCTTGGCAAAACTGACGATTTGCCCGGACTTACTTCTCTGTGATGGTCATGGTTTAGCCCATCCCCGGCGATTTGGCTTGGCTTGTCACTTGGGGGTTTTGACCAATATTCCGACCATTGGCGTGGCGAAATCTCGCTATATTGGTCAACACGATCCATTAGGAGAAAAGCGGGGCAGTTGGCAACCGTTGATTGACCAAGGCGAAATTGTTGGCGCGGTGGTGCGATCGCGTACTGGAGTCCAGCCAATTTATGTATCGATTGGCCATCGTCTTGATTTAGCCACCGCCATTGACTATGTTTTGCAATGTACCCCGAAATATCGTTTACCAGAAACAACTCGTCAAGCCGATCAACTGGCTTCTATGTAG
- a CDS encoding PleD family two-component system response regulator: MALILIVDDALISRTVIRKILKANAHQTVEATNGTEALEMIHLHQPDCILLDLLIPDPNGLEILKILQKQKSTIPVIVITADTQETARQKCLNFGAKAILYKPPKPEKLTTLIDQNILEKKETIL; encoded by the coding sequence ATGGCCTTAATTCTTATTGTTGACGATGCCTTAATTAGCCGCACAGTCATTCGGAAAATCTTAAAAGCCAACGCTCACCAAACCGTAGAAGCGACCAATGGCACCGAAGCCTTAGAAATGATTCATCTTCACCAACCGGATTGTATCTTACTCGACCTATTAATCCCCGACCCGAATGGGTTAGAAATTCTCAAAATTTTACAGAAACAAAAATCTACAATTCCTGTGATTGTGATTACCGCCGATACCCAAGAAACCGCCAGGCAAAAATGTCTGAATTTTGGCGCAAAAGCGATTCTATATAAACCGCCGAAACCGGAAAAATTAACAACACTGATTGACCAAAATATCCTGGAAAAAAAGGAAACAATTTTATGA
- a CDS encoding chemotaxis protein CheC, producing the protein MKLTDSQLNTLQEVFNIGVGRSAGVLNEMIGLHICLQIPWVKIMSPLEAKKELADRLEGNPLSTVRLTFGGTLSGNAQLVFPTDSASQLVSILTEGELSSPDLDSMKIGALTEVGNIVLSGIMGAMSNLLKQDFEYLLPNYLEDSVDHLLEIQGYNANHTILLAQNSFNIEDMPIKGNIILLFKLGSFENLMAAISHLMDIDDE; encoded by the coding sequence ATGAAATTGACCGATAGTCAACTGAATACCTTACAGGAAGTGTTCAACATTGGCGTGGGGCGATCCGCTGGAGTTTTAAATGAAATGATTGGCTTGCATATTTGTTTGCAAATTCCTTGGGTGAAAATTATGTCCCCATTGGAGGCAAAAAAAGAATTAGCCGATCGCTTAGAAGGCAATCCCCTGTCCACAGTCCGGTTAACGTTTGGTGGGACATTAAGCGGCAATGCTCAACTGGTTTTTCCCACGGATAGTGCTTCACAATTAGTCTCGATTCTCACCGAGGGAGAACTGAGTAGTCCGGATCTGGATTCTATGAAAATTGGTGCTTTAACCGAGGTGGGGAATATTGTTCTGAGTGGCATTATGGGCGCGATGAGTAACCTGCTAAAACAAGATTTTGAATATTTGCTGCCCAATTATCTTGAAGATAGTGTGGATCATTTATTAGAAATCCAAGGCTATAATGCCAATCATACCATCTTGTTAGCCCAAAATAGTTTTAATATTGAAGATATGCCGATTAAAGGCAATATTATCTTACTGTTTAAATTGGGATCGTTTGAGAATTTAATGGCGGCGATTTCTCACCTAATGGATATCGATGATGAATGA
- a CDS encoding diguanylate cyclase yields MMNEEIKHLTKEFEMLDRIPVGAMVLNSDFIVLFWNKYLEAWTNLAKDQVVGYPIEKYFPHMMQPKYAMRLKEIFTGGPPTIFSAQLHKHFIKAPLPNGEFRILHTTVSPVPQSDRRGYYALAILQDVTDVTNRIQEYRMMRDRALAEIEERKQAELALSQKTQELQQRNFELTELSKMSNFLQVCLTIEEAYKAIAASVQVLLPEISGALFKIDESREFVEAVVTWGELLSDLKSFIYSDCWALRRSQPHWVTQRHPNLVCKHIHSEPAEYCCIPVMAQGQALGLLYLSAAQPGKLTTDKQLLVAYLTEHISLALANLKLRETLQEQSIRDPLTGLYNRRYMEEFLTREIDRALRKQLPLGMIMLDVDHFKRCNDTFGHEAGDTVLRKLGHFLHKSIRNSDIACRYGGEEFILILPEANLENSVQRAGQINQGIRQLEIVHNGQVLDRITTSMGVACFPTNGSTFEEVIRAADAALYQAKKQGRDRVEVA; encoded by the coding sequence ATGATGAATGAAGAAATCAAGCATTTGACCAAAGAATTTGAGATGCTCGATCGGATTCCCGTCGGGGCAATGGTGCTGAATTCAGATTTTATTGTGTTGTTTTGGAATAAATATTTAGAAGCCTGGACTAATCTGGCTAAAGATCAGGTTGTCGGCTATCCGATTGAAAAATATTTTCCTCATATGATGCAGCCTAAATATGCCATGCGACTGAAAGAAATTTTTACCGGAGGCCCGCCAACAATTTTTTCGGCGCAACTGCACAAACACTTTATTAAAGCCCCGCTGCCTAATGGAGAATTCAGGATTTTACATACCACGGTTTCCCCAGTTCCTCAATCGGATCGAAGAGGATATTATGCCTTGGCAATTTTGCAAGATGTCACTGATGTGACGAACCGAATTCAAGAGTATCGCATGATGCGAGATCGCGCTTTAGCAGAAATCGAAGAACGCAAACAAGCGGAATTAGCATTATCCCAGAAAACCCAAGAATTACAACAGCGAAATTTTGAACTCACCGAACTGAGCAAAATGAGTAATTTTTTGCAAGTTTGTCTGACCATTGAAGAAGCTTATAAGGCGATCGCCGCTTCGGTGCAAGTTCTGCTCCCGGAAATTTCTGGGGCTCTATTTAAAATCGATGAAAGCAGAGAATTTGTCGAAGCAGTGGTGACTTGGGGTGAATTATTGTCCGATTTAAAATCGTTTATCTACTCAGACTGTTGGGCATTGAGGCGATCGCAACCTCACTGGGTAACGCAACGGCACCCCAACTTAGTATGTAAACATATTCACAGCGAACCTGCCGAATATTGCTGTATTCCGGTCATGGCCCAAGGTCAAGCATTAGGACTACTTTATTTAAGTGCGGCACAACCGGGTAAATTAACCACCGACAAACAATTATTAGTCGCCTATCTCACCGAACATATTTCTCTCGCTTTAGCCAATTTAAAATTACGAGAAACTCTCCAAGAGCAAAGTATTCGTGACCCCCTCACCGGACTCTATAACCGGCGGTATATGGAAGAATTTTTAACCAGAGAAATTGATCGCGCTCTTAGAAAGCAACTGCCCCTGGGAATGATCATGCTTGATGTTGACCATTTTAAGCGCTGCAATGATACCTTTGGTCACGAAGCCGGAGATACTGTCTTGAGAAAATTGGGTCACTTTTTGCACAAAAGCATCAGAAATTCTGATATTGCCTGTCGCTATGGCGGAGAGGAATTCATCTTAATTTTACCGGAAGCTAATTTAGAAAATAGCGTGCAGCGAGCCGGGCAAATTAATCAAGGAATTCGCCAGTTAGAGATTGTACATAATGGCCAGGTACTTGATCGCATTACTACCTCGATGGGGGTTGCCTGTTTTCCCACCAATGGCTCTACTTTTGAAGAAGTGATTAGAGCAGCAGATGCAGCCCTTTACCAGGCCAAAAAACAAGGACGCGATCGCGTAGAAGTGGCTTAA
- a CDS encoding NADPH-dependent FMN reductase yields MMNAPKILAFAGSARTDSFNKKLVKIAAAGAKAAGAEVTYLDFRDLPMPLYDEDLEAREGLPENVLKFKQLMKSHQGLLIACPEYNSSVTPLLKNAIDWASRPEPGNPPMALSCFRDKVAVIMSAAAGGFGGWRGLVHLRAILGNIGVLVLPDQKCIPQAYEAFDIQGNLKDAQQQASVAELGGKLTRIVVKLYT; encoded by the coding sequence ATAATGAATGCACCAAAAATTCTTGCTTTTGCTGGCAGCGCCCGTACCGATTCTTTTAACAAAAAATTGGTGAAAATTGCCGCAGCAGGGGCAAAAGCTGCTGGGGCTGAAGTGACTTATTTAGACTTCCGTGATTTGCCGATGCCTCTCTATGATGAAGATTTAGAAGCGAGAGAAGGCTTGCCGGAAAATGTCCTCAAGTTTAAGCAGTTAATGAAATCCCATCAAGGGTTATTAATTGCCTGTCCTGAATACAATAGTTCCGTCACTCCGTTATTAAAAAATGCTATTGATTGGGCTTCTCGTCCAGAACCCGGAAACCCCCCGATGGCTTTAAGTTGTTTTCGAGATAAAGTGGCAGTGATTATGAGTGCCGCTGCCGGTGGTTTTGGCGGTTGGCGCGGTTTGGTTCATTTGCGAGCAATTCTGGGGAATATTGGGGTGTTGGTTTTGCCAGACCAAAAGTGTATTCCCCAAGCTTATGAAGCTTTTGATATCCAGGGGAATTTAAAAGATGCTCAACAACAAGCGTCCGTGGCCGAATTGGGGGGTAAATTAACCAGAATAGTCGTTAAGTTATATACTTGA
- a CDS encoding peroxiredoxin: MHHVEKVPDVVFKTRVRDESVEGPNPFRWQDRTTQEIFGGKRVVVFSLPGAFTPTCSSTHLPRYEELYDEIKAQGVDEVICLSVNDAFVMFQWGKHQGAKNVFLLPDGNGEFTRKMGMLVDKSNLGFGMRSWRYSMVVNDGNIEKLFVEPGYSDNCPTDPFEVSDADTMLNYLKSAK, encoded by the coding sequence ATGCATCATGTAGAAAAAGTGCCCGATGTCGTGTTCAAAACCCGAGTCAGAGATGAGTCCGTAGAAGGCCCAAACCCATTTCGTTGGCAAGACCGTACCACTCAAGAGATATTTGGGGGTAAGCGGGTAGTTGTATTTTCTCTTCCTGGTGCATTTACTCCCACCTGCTCTTCTACCCATTTGCCTCGCTACGAAGAACTCTATGATGAAATCAAAGCCCAAGGCGTTGATGAAGTCATTTGCTTATCTGTAAACGATGCATTCGTCATGTTCCAATGGGGCAAACATCAAGGAGCAAAAAATGTCTTCTTACTCCCCGATGGTAACGGTGAATTTACCCGGAAAATGGGGATGCTGGTTGATAAATCTAATTTGGGCTTTGGGATGCGTTCCTGGCGCTATTCAATGGTGGTGAATGATGGCAACATTGAAAAGCTGTTTGTGGAACCCGGTTATTCTGACAACTGCCCCACCGATCCCTTTGAAGTGTCCGATGCAGACACCATGCTGAATTACCTGAAATCTGCTAAGTAA
- a CDS encoding phage holin family protein, whose amino-acid sequence MPQFLLTWLVAAISLVITAQIVPGFNLDTFTAAAIAAIIMGLINAIVRPILVLMTLPLTILTLGLFLLVVNAISIGLVAYLTPGFDVTGFFPAVIGSIVLSFVSGLLSKFVGTDNQEA is encoded by the coding sequence ATGCCACAGTTTTTACTAACTTGGTTGGTTGCAGCAATTTCCTTGGTGATTACTGCTCAAATTGTCCCCGGTTTTAACCTAGATACTTTCACCGCTGCCGCGATCGCCGCCATAATTATGGGATTAATCAACGCGATCGTCCGACCAATTTTGGTGCTGATGACCTTACCCCTGACGATTTTAACTTTGGGTTTATTTCTGCTAGTCGTCAACGCCATCTCCATTGGGTTGGTGGCTTATCTCACTCCAGGGTTTGATGTCACGGGTTTTTTCCCAGCGGTGATTGGTTCAATTGTTCTATCCTTCGTCTCTGGATTACTCAGTAAATTTGTCGGCACCGATAATCAGGAAGCTTAA
- a CDS encoding OB-fold nucleic acid binding domain-containing protein translates to MVKIVSRQRVGTENVYDIGVVKDHNFLLGNGLVASNCFNKSHSTAYAYVTYQTAYLKANYPAEYMAALLTANSGDQDKVNKYIANCTSMGITVEPPNINESEVDFTPVGDRKILFGLSAIKNVGEGAIRSILDARAEGKPFKSLPDLCQRVDLHKVNSRTLESLIKCGALDCLNSNRQQTIDHLRLVLDWAQKKAKEKESGQMNIFDIFGGNDNGNQAEFEVAPSPPNSPDFSPQEKLQFEKELLGFYVSDHPLKAIQTASHLLGPIHLGDLAHYASEKKTISAIVMLSAVKEVITKKGDRMAIVQMEDLTGSAEAVIFPKSYQPIEAYIKADRRLIIWGKVDQRDDKVQIILEDAEPIEQVKMVMVELSTHQAGDIQEQHRLKDILLTNKGEADRAKVPVVGVVNCATKRIFVPFGQQFRVEDSHTLVNALQSAGYAARSEAIAAN, encoded by the coding sequence GTGGTTAAAATTGTTTCTCGTCAACGAGTAGGCACAGAAAATGTTTATGATATCGGCGTGGTGAAAGACCACAATTTTCTGTTAGGCAATGGGTTAGTGGCTTCTAATTGCTTTAATAAATCCCACTCTACTGCCTACGCTTATGTCACCTACCAAACCGCCTATTTAAAAGCGAATTATCCCGCCGAATATATGGCGGCGCTGCTGACGGCAAATAGTGGCGATCAGGATAAGGTGAATAAATATATCGCCAACTGTACCAGTATGGGGATTACGGTAGAACCGCCGAATATTAATGAGTCAGAAGTGGATTTTACCCCGGTGGGCGATCGCAAAATTTTGTTTGGACTTTCCGCCATTAAAAATGTGGGAGAAGGAGCAATTCGTTCCATTTTAGATGCGCGGGCAGAGGGAAAACCTTTTAAATCTTTACCGGATTTATGTCAACGAGTAGACTTGCATAAAGTCAATAGCCGAACTTTAGAATCTTTGATTAAATGTGGGGCATTAGATTGTCTAAATTCTAATCGCCAACAAACTATTGACCATTTGAGACTGGTGCTCGATTGGGCGCAAAAAAAAGCCAAAGAAAAAGAAAGTGGTCAAATGAATATTTTTGATATTTTTGGCGGCAATGATAACGGGAATCAAGCAGAATTTGAAGTCGCACCCAGCCCGCCCAATAGTCCCGATTTTAGCCCCCAAGAAAAACTCCAGTTTGAAAAAGAACTGCTGGGTTTTTATGTTTCTGACCATCCGCTGAAAGCCATTCAAACAGCTTCTCACTTGCTTGGCCCAATTCATTTGGGGGATTTAGCTCATTATGCCTCAGAAAAGAAAACTATTAGCGCCATTGTGATGCTGAGTGCAGTCAAGGAAGTGATTACCAAAAAAGGCGATCGCATGGCCATTGTGCAAATGGAAGACCTCACCGGATCTGCTGAGGCGGTGATTTTTCCCAAGTCCTATCAACCCATTGAAGCTTATATCAAAGCAGATCGTCGGTTAATTATTTGGGGAAAAGTAGACCAACGAGATGACAAAGTGCAAATTATTCTCGAAGATGCAGAACCCATAGAACAGGTAAAAATGGTGATGGTAGAACTCAGCACCCACCAAGCAGGGGATATTCAAGAACAGCATCGGTTAAAAGATATTTTACTGACTAATAAAGGGGAAGCCGATCGCGCCAAAGTTCCGGTGGTAGGAGTTGTAAATTGTGCCACTAAGCGCATTTTTGTGCCCTTTGGTCAACAGTTTCGGGTAGAAGATAGTCATACTTTAGTAAATGCATTGCAATCAGCGGGATATGCTGCTCGGTCAGAGGCGATCGCGGCCAATTAA
- a CDS encoding DUF4276 family protein, with protein MSYDLIFLLEEPSIKNVLEVILSKLIPAEMTYICISHQGKQDLAKSIPRKIEAFRFSPTTKFMIVHDQDSHDCQELKSELLKICETAEQSNVMIRIICHELESWFLGDLIAVEKAYNLKHNTLSKQQNNSKYRDPDLLNSAKQELKNLVNEYYAGTHSKKIAPYLSLTTNKSRSFQVFIQGIQKLITS; from the coding sequence ATGAGTTATGACCTAATTTTTTTATTAGAAGAACCCTCGATAAAAAACGTTTTAGAGGTCATATTATCTAAACTGATTCCCGCTGAGATGACCTACATTTGTATTTCCCATCAAGGCAAACAAGACCTCGCGAAATCTATCCCCAGAAAAATTGAAGCCTTTCGCTTTAGTCCCACCACAAAATTTATGATTGTCCATGACCAAGACTCCCATGATTGTCAAGAACTCAAATCTGAGCTATTAAAAATTTGTGAAACTGCGGAACAAAGCAATGTAATGATTCGGATCATCTGCCACGAACTAGAATCCTGGTTTTTAGGTGATTTAATCGCTGTTGAAAAAGCCTATAACCTCAAACATAATACTCTCAGTAAACAACAGAATAACAGCAAATACCGTGACCCCGATCTGCTTAACTCTGCCAAACAAGAACTGAAAAATCTAGTCAATGAATATTATGCCGGAACACATTCTAAAAAAATTGCTCCCTATCTATCCTTAACCACCAATAAATCCCGCAGCTTTCAAGTGTTTATTCAAGGGATCCAAAAACTAATCACATCTTAG
- a CDS encoding AAA family ATPase, whose protein sequence is MKIVYIRIKNYRLFKSLEINHIPEFCVIIGANGTGKSTLFDVFEFLRDALKNNIRQALQVRGGFNEVVTRGQEQEDIEIELKFRMEILGNERLVTYILIVGQEKRRPVVKREILRYKRGEHGQLFHFIDFQNGKGYAIINEEYFSQADEDLKPQEQQLESSDILAIKGLGQFQRFKAASALRSFIENWHVSDFHISEARGSKDALYAEHLSPTGDNMAVFAQYIYQEHPEIFEQILQRMKERVPGISQVKAKNTEDGRLILKFQEEAFKDPFIDRYVSDGTMKMFAYLLLLFDPKPHPLLCVEEPENQLYPSLLHELAEEFASYAHRGGQVFVSTHSPEFLNAVPLESIFWLTKEQGIAKISKAIDDEILINLFKAGDLPGYLWNQGWFKGVAP, encoded by the coding sequence ATGAAAATTGTTTATATCAGAATAAAAAACTATCGACTATTTAAATCTCTAGAAATTAATCATATACCGGAATTCTGTGTAATTATCGGAGCAAACGGTACAGGCAAATCAACCCTATTTGATGTCTTTGAGTTTCTGCGCGATGCCCTAAAAAATAATATCCGTCAAGCACTCCAAGTTCGCGGCGGATTTAACGAAGTTGTCACCAGAGGCCAAGAACAAGAAGACATAGAAATAGAGTTGAAGTTTCGCATGGAAATCTTAGGAAATGAACGCTTAGTCACCTATATTTTAATCGTTGGGCAAGAGAAAAGACGACCTGTGGTTAAACGAGAAATCTTGCGCTATAAAAGAGGCGAACATGGCCAATTATTTCACTTTATCGACTTTCAAAACGGGAAAGGATACGCTATTATCAACGAGGAATATTTTAGCCAAGCCGATGAAGACCTAAAACCGCAAGAACAACAACTCGAATCTAGCGATATTTTAGCGATTAAAGGCTTAGGACAATTCCAACGCTTTAAAGCTGCTAGTGCATTGCGTTCATTCATCGAAAATTGGCACGTTTCCGACTTTCATATTAGTGAAGCTAGAGGCAGCAAAGATGCACTCTATGCGGAACACCTATCTCCCACCGGAGATAATATGGCAGTATTTGCCCAATATATTTATCAAGAACACCCGGAAATATTCGAGCAGATTCTCCAGAGAATGAAAGAAAGAGTCCCCGGCATTTCCCAAGTAAAAGCCAAAAACACAGAAGATGGGCGCTTAATTCTCAAATTTCAAGAGGAAGCCTTTAAAGACCCCTTTATCGATCGCTATGTTTCTGATGGCACAATGAAAATGTTTGCCTATTTGCTCTTACTATTCGATCCGAAACCTCACCCTTTACTCTGTGTGGAAGAACCGGAAAATCAACTCTATCCCAGCCTTTTACATGAACTTGCTGAAGAATTTGCCAGCTATGCTCACCGAGGGGGACAAGTTTTTGTTTCTACCCATTCTCCCGAATTTCTTAATGCTGTTCCCTTAGAAAGTATTTTTTGGCTAACCAAAGAGCAAGGGATCGCAAAAATCTCAAAAGCGATCGATGACGAAATTCTCATAAATTTATTTAAAGCAGGAGACTTACCGGGATATCTCTGGAATCAAGGCTGGTTTAAAGGAGTTGCCCCCTAA
- a CDS encoding ParB N-terminal domain-containing protein: MYSDELEKRELDLDHIFLDPNNPRFCSERERKTFEKKIPEETIQTKTQKRIENFGVKELRESILRNGFLPMDRIVVRPIQGHGDKYVVVEGNRRLAALKSIHHQIEAGEIDEDGIDDEYLEKLKDSTKKIEVLLYKGTEEDISWVLQGIRHISGIKEWSAAQRANLVAKQVDILKSDDNTAVFARVGQQFGLGRKAVARLYRVYKALQQMRDDDEYGDKCQDDHFTLFDEAYRNAGVRNWLKWDEEKQIFTNTTNLKQFYSWITPDEENNNKRRIHNPDHVKILAQLIENNRTNLIGAIDRYDMTIEEAKGNINATQGNNNNWAAEIGTATKIVRTLPLEVITDHPDECKKALLELRNYVNQTLSLLEGKSKT, translated from the coding sequence ATGTACAGTGATGAACTTGAAAAACGTGAATTAGACCTGGATCACATATTTCTCGATCCTAATAACCCGCGCTTCTGCAGTGAACGAGAACGGAAGACTTTTGAAAAAAAAATTCCTGAAGAAACAATACAGACTAAAACCCAAAAGCGGATCGAGAATTTTGGAGTAAAAGAGCTTAGGGAAAGTATTTTACGCAATGGCTTTTTGCCAATGGATCGGATTGTTGTTCGCCCTATTCAAGGTCATGGCGATAAATATGTTGTTGTAGAAGGTAATCGTCGTTTAGCCGCTCTTAAAAGCATTCATCATCAAATAGAAGCTGGTGAGATAGACGAAGATGGAATTGATGATGAGTACCTAGAAAAACTTAAAGATTCAACAAAAAAAATAGAAGTCCTTCTTTACAAAGGAACTGAAGAGGATATTTCTTGGGTTCTTCAAGGTATTCGACATATATCGGGAATTAAAGAGTGGTCAGCCGCTCAAAGAGCTAATTTAGTGGCAAAGCAAGTAGACATACTTAAGTCAGATGATAATACAGCAGTGTTTGCTAGAGTAGGACAGCAATTTGGTCTGGGTAGAAAAGCAGTGGCTCGTTTATACAGAGTTTACAAGGCTCTTCAACAGATGCGTGATGATGATGAGTATGGCGATAAATGCCAAGATGACCACTTTACTTTATTTGATGAGGCATACAGAAATGCAGGGGTTCGGAATTGGCTTAAATGGGATGAAGAAAAACAAATTTTCACAAATACTACTAATCTCAAGCAGTTTTATAGCTGGATTACTCCTGATGAAGAGAATAATAACAAAAGACGAATTCATAATCCAGATCATGTAAAAATTTTAGCCCAATTAATAGAAAATAATCGGACTAACTTGATAGGAGCAATAGACCGTTACGATATGACGATAGAAGAAGCGAAGGGAAATATTAATGCTACGCAGGGGAATAACAATAATTGGGCTGCGGAAATCGGTACGGCAACAAAAATAGTAAGAACTTTACCTTTAGAAGTCATTACAGATCATCCTGACGAATGCAAAAAAGCGCTTTTGGAACTTCGTAATTATGTTAATCAAACCCTGAGTCTACTAGAAGGGAAAAGCAAAACATGA